Below is a genomic region from Microbulbifer sp. ALW1.
CTTGTAGCACCAAGGATGCGTTGCTCAGCGAATGCTCACCAGAGTCCGTATAACGGACTGGTACTTTCGGGTCCAAGCGGTATCAGGATTCGATGCTTTGCGATCACGGCGGGAGTGCCGGTGCAAAGCGCTGAACCCACCGCGCAGCCAGGCTGCGGAACGAGAGTAGAACATGCGTCCAGTTTCCAATCTATTACTCATCTTGACCGCTGTGATCGGGCTGAACCTCAGTACGCAGGCCAGTGCGCAATCCCGGGAGCTGCACTTCGCCAACTGGTCTGAGTCCATTGCCGAAGACACCATCAGCGATTTCGAAGCGGCCACCGGCATCAAGGTGCACTATTTCGAATTCGACGATATCGAAGAGTTGGAAGAGGTCTGGCTGAAAGAGGGCCGCCGCTTCGACATCATCGTGCCCGGCTCCGACAACATCCCCAAATACATCGCCGCCGGCCAGCTGCAAAAGCTCGATCGCAATCGCATCGACAACTGGTCCCAGAACGACCCCAAATTCATGGAGCGGTTGTCCCTGTTCGACCCGGGCAATGACTACGCCATCCCCTACCTGTGGGGCACTGTGGGTATCGGCTACAACGTGCAGGCAGTGGAAAAAGCCTTCGGCGGCATCCTGCCGGAAGACAGCTGGGACCTGCTGTTCGATCCCGAGAACCTCGGCAAACTCGACCACTGCAACGCCACCCTGATGCGCTCCCCGGAAGAGATTTTCGACGTCGCGCTCAAATATCTGGAAAAAGACCCCAACTCCATGAGCATCGCCCACCAGTACATGGTGGCCAACCTGCTCTCCAAAGTGCGCCTGCACATTACCGACTTCGACTCCGGCGAATACGTCGAAGACCTCGCCAGCGGCAAACGCTGCATCGCCCACGCCTGGAGCGGCGACGTGCTGGTTGCCCAGCAAATGGCGGAAGAAGCCGGCAAAGACTTCGATATCCGCTACGTAATGCCGAAAGAGGGCTTCCCGCTGTGGATCGACGTGGTGTCCATGCCCACCAATGCCCAGAACATCGACGCTGCTTACCAGTTCCTGAATTACCTGATGCAGCCCAGCGTCATCGCCAACATCAGCAACGAAACCCAGTACGCCAACGCCAATATGGCGGCCCAGGACCTGGTTGACCCGGAGCTGCTCGGCAACCCCGCGGTTTACCCGCGCCCTCAAGAACTGGAGCGCACCTGGATTCCCGCCGCCACCAAGTCCCGGGTGCTCGCCTTGCGCCACAAGCTTTGGCAGCGGATTATCGAGCGGGAAGAAATTTAACGAGGTTGCTGCGGGCCCAGAACTAACCCGCTGGCAGCCTAAATTTCCACCTTGTGGTAAACTGCGGCCCACTTTTTCGAGGGCCCTCTCCCCATGCACTGTCCCTTCTGCAGCGCAGATGAAACCAAAGTCGTAGATTCCCGCCTGGTGGCCGATGGTGACCAGGTGCGCCGTCGCCGTGAGTGTCTGCAGTGCCACGAGCGCTTCACCACCTTCGAAACCGCCGAGTTGGTGCTGCCACGAGTCGTCAAGCAAAACGGCCAGCGCGAACCCTTCAATGAAGACAAGCTGCGCGCCGGCATC
It encodes:
- a CDS encoding extracellular solute-binding protein, with product MRPVSNLLLILTAVIGLNLSTQASAQSRELHFANWSESIAEDTISDFEAATGIKVHYFEFDDIEELEEVWLKEGRRFDIIVPGSDNIPKYIAAGQLQKLDRNRIDNWSQNDPKFMERLSLFDPGNDYAIPYLWGTVGIGYNVQAVEKAFGGILPEDSWDLLFDPENLGKLDHCNATLMRSPEEIFDVALKYLEKDPNSMSIAHQYMVANLLSKVRLHITDFDSGEYVEDLASGKRCIAHAWSGDVLVAQQMAEEAGKDFDIRYVMPKEGFPLWIDVVSMPTNAQNIDAAYQFLNYLMQPSVIANISNETQYANANMAAQDLVDPELLGNPAVYPRPQELERTWIPAATKSRVLALRHKLWQRIIEREEI